From a single Podarcis raffonei isolate rPodRaf1 chromosome 10, rPodRaf1.pri, whole genome shotgun sequence genomic region:
- the LOC128421970 gene encoding zinc finger protein 624-like: MGKKGFKCRECGKSFSQRAHLKLHAQTHQEKKPFKCMECGKSFRRRDTLRIHQQTHTGEKPFKCVECGKSFSSNTTLRSHQRTHTGEKPYECMECGKSFSYDAGLRSHQRTHTGEKPYECMVCGKSFSYDAGLRSHQRTHTGEKPYECMECGKTFSRIGNLRIHQRTHTGEKPFKCMECGKSFSNSGTLRIHQRTHTGEKPFKCMACGKSFSDSGSLRKHQHIHTGEKPFKCMECGKSFSFSSNLRKHQLTHTGEKPFKCMECGKSFSQNAHLTLHHQTHTGEKPFRCMECGKSFFQIGNLRIHQRTHTGEKPYTCMECGKSFSHDAGLRSHQRTHTGEKPFKCMVCGTSFSYGGSLRSHQRTHTGEKPFKCMECGKSFSYDAGLRQHQRTHTGEKPFKCMECGKSFSFNSNLRQHQLTHTGEKPFKCMECGKTFSDSGSLRTHQRTHTGEKPFKCMECGKSFIQIGNLRIHQRTHTGQKPFKCMECGKSFIRIEHLRIHQRTHTGQKPYKCIECGKNFSQSAHLRQHQRTHTGEKPFKCMECGKSFSYSGNLRVHQQTHIGKKRFKCLECGKSFSQNGNLRTHQQTHRAKTV; this comes from the coding sequence ATGGGTAAGAAAGGATTCaaatgcagggagtgtgggaagagcttcagtcagagggcaCACCTTAAGTTACATGCACAGACACACCAAGagaagaaaccttttaaatgtatggagtgtggaaagagtttccgtcGAAGAGAtacacttagaatacatcaacaaactcacacaggggagaaaccatttaaatgtgtggagtgtggaaagagcttcagttccaATACaacccttagatcacatcaacggactcacacaggggagaaaccatatgaatgtatggagtgtgggaagagcttcagttatgatgcaggccttagatcacatcaacggactcacacaggggagaaaccatatgaatgtatggtgtgtgggaagagcttcagttacgatgcaggccttagatcacatcaacggactcacacaggggagaaaccatatgaatgtatggagtgtggaaagaccttcagtcggattggaaaccttagaatacatcaacgtacacatacaggggagaaaccgtttaaatgcatggagtgtggaaagagctttagtaatAGTGGaacccttagaatacatcaacggacgcatacaggggagaaaccatttaaatgcatggcttgtggaaagagctttagtgatagtggaagccttagaaaacatcaacatattcacacaggagagaaaccatttaaatgtatggagtgtggaaagagcttcagtttcagttcaaaccttagaaaacatcaactgactcacacaggggagaaaccatttaaatgcatggagtgtggaaagagctttagtcaaaaTGCGCACCTAACTTTACACCATcaaactcacacaggtgagaaaccatttagatgtatggagtgtggaaagagcttctttcagattggaaaccttagaatacatcaacggactcatacaggggagaaaccatatacatgtatggagtgtggaaagagcttcagtcacgatgcaggccttagatcacatcaacggactcacacaggggagaaaccatttaaatgcatggtgtgtggaACAAGCTTTAGTTATGGTGGAAGCCTTAGatcccatcaacggactcacacaggagagaaaccatttaaatgtatggagtgtggaaagagctttagttacgatgcaggccttagacaacatcaacggactcacacaggagagaaaccatttaaatgtatggagtgtggaaagagcttcagtttcaattcaaaccttagacaacatcaactgactcacacaggggagaaaccatttaaatgcatggagtgtggaaagacttttagtgatagtggaagccttagaacacatcaacgaactcacacaggtgagaaaccatttaaatgtatggagtgtggaaagagcttcattcagattggaaaccttagaatacatcaacggactcatacagggcagaaaccatttaaatgtatggagtgcggaaagagcttcattcggaTTGaacaccttagaatacatcaacggactcatacagggcagaaaccatataaatgtatcgagtgtgggaagaacttcagtcagagtgcacaccttagacaacatcaacggactcacacaggagagaaaccttttaaatgtatggagtgtggaaagagcttcagttatagtggaaacctgagagtacatcaacagactcacatcgGTAAGAAACGATTTAAAtgtctggagtgtggaaagagcttcagtcagaatggaaatctTAGAacacatcagcagacacacagggcaaaaactgtttaa